In one Thioclava sp. ES.031 genomic region, the following are encoded:
- a CDS encoding GNAT family N-acetyltransferase, protein MDDTIEIARETPLGADLAELHARHAAAMHEDTPPESIHMLPPDALAAPGISFFVMRQAGRPVGMGALKRIASDEGEIKSMHILSEMRGQGLARRMLEQLIAAARDEGMARLYLETGSQDSFAPARQLYLRAGFAECGPYVGYQPDPNSVFLMRAI, encoded by the coding sequence ATGGACGACACGATTGAAATCGCGCGCGAGACCCCGCTGGGCGCGGATCTCGCAGAGCTTCACGCCCGCCACGCGGCGGCGATGCATGAGGACACGCCGCCCGAGTCGATCCATATGCTGCCGCCCGATGCGCTGGCTGCGCCCGGCATCTCGTTTTTCGTGATGCGTCAGGCGGGGCGCCCGGTAGGCATGGGCGCGCTGAAGCGCATCGCCTCCGATGAGGGCGAGATCAAATCGATGCATATCCTGTCCGAGATGCGCGGGCAGGGGCTGGCACGGCGGATGCTCGAGCAGCTGATCGCGGCGGCGCGCGACGAAGGGATGGCGCGGCTCTATCTCGAGACCGGATCGCAGGACTCCTTCGCCCCGGCGCGCCAGCTTTACCTGCGCGCGGGCTTTGCGGAATGCGGGCCCTATGTCGGCTACCAGCCCGATCCGAATTCCGTCTTCCTGATGCGCGCGATCTGA
- a CDS encoding rhodanese-like domain-containing protein yields MRFIFLAALLAAAPVLVEPAFAEPVNIRPDVMSVTVDTANGPVEIKRIQDNENKLEGDWAKTSRPCPSFCIQPMIPAPGVTPVGELEMLEFLKDPNVVVVDGRVTRDFEGGAIPGAVSIPYTQAADRLGELGCEPDFEGFICDGEDVKSVALYCNGPWCGQSPAAARRMIEAGFPAEKIYYYRGGMQQWRLLGLTVSGG; encoded by the coding sequence ATGCGTTTCATTTTTCTTGCCGCGCTGCTGGCTGCTGCGCCTGTTTTGGTCGAGCCTGCATTCGCCGAGCCGGTAAATATTCGCCCCGACGTCATGTCCGTCACGGTCGACACTGCCAATGGACCGGTCGAGATCAAGCGGATTCAGGATAACGAGAACAAGCTGGAGGGCGACTGGGCCAAGACCTCGCGCCCCTGTCCGAGCTTCTGCATCCAGCCGATGATCCCGGCCCCCGGCGTGACCCCGGTGGGTGAGCTGGAGATGCTGGAGTTTCTCAAGGATCCCAACGTGGTGGTCGTCGACGGGCGGGTGACCCGCGATTTCGAGGGCGGCGCGATCCCTGGTGCGGTCAGCATCCCCTATACCCAAGCCGCCGACCGTCTGGGCGAGTTGGGCTGCGAGCCCGATTTCGAGGGCTTCATCTGCGACGGAGAGGACGTGAAATCGGTCGCGCTTTACTGCAACGGCCCGTGGTGCGGCCAGTCGCCCGCCGCCGCCCGCCGCATGATCGAAGCCGGTTTCCCGGCGGAGAAGATCTATTACTACCGCGGCGGGATGCAGCAATGGCGGCTGCTGGGGCTGACGGTCAGCGGAGGCTGA
- a CDS encoding ETC complex I subunit has protein sequence MRARIYQPARNAMQSGTAKTRFWYLDYVPSDAREIDPLMGWTSSNDTQAQVRLRFETREAAEAYAKEKGIDYVVTEPHKRAPNVRARGYGENFATDRRANWTH, from the coding sequence ATGCGCGCGCGCATCTACCAACCCGCCCGCAACGCCATGCAATCGGGCACCGCGAAGACGCGGTTCTGGTATCTCGACTATGTCCCCTCCGACGCGCGCGAGATCGACCCGCTGATGGGCTGGACCAGCTCCAACGACACGCAGGCCCAGGTGCGGCTGCGCTTCGAGACCCGCGAGGCGGCCGAAGCCTATGCCAAGGAAAAGGGCATCGATTACGTCGTGACCGAGCCGCATAAGCGCGCCCCGAACGTCCGCGCCCGCGGCTATGGCGAGAACTTCGCGACCGACCGCCGCGCGAACTGGACGCACTGA
- a CDS encoding YdcF family protein, with the protein MRAILILGAAVWAQEAPSPTLLRRTRHAAALWHAGVAERVICCGGVGRNPPSEAEVMARILRAEGVAAEAIFLEDRSTSTYENIGFARAHLESDEVTIVTDPYHAPRAVMIARRMGLRARTDCPPHRASAKARAREGFAYLKLGWWLARGGPLP; encoded by the coding sequence ATGAGAGCGATTTTGATCCTTGGTGCAGCGGTTTGGGCGCAAGAAGCTCCCTCGCCCACATTGCTGCGGCGCACCCGTCACGCGGCGGCGCTCTGGCACGCAGGAGTGGCGGAGCGGGTGATCTGTTGCGGGGGTGTCGGGCGGAATCCGCCGAGCGAGGCGGAGGTGATGGCCCGGATCTTGCGGGCGGAAGGCGTGGCGGCTGAGGCGATCTTTCTCGAAGATCGCTCGACCAGCACTTACGAGAATATCGGCTTCGCACGGGCGCATCTGGAGAGCGACGAGGTGACCATCGTCACCGATCCCTATCACGCGCCGCGCGCGGTGATGATCGCGCGGCGGATGGGGCTGCGGGCGCGCACGGACTGTCCGCCGCACCGGGCGAGCGCGAAGGCCCGCGCCCGCGAAGGCTTCGCCTACCTTAAGCTGGGATGGTGGCTGGCGCGCGGCGGACCTTTGCCCTGA
- a CDS encoding glycine zipper 2TM domain-containing protein, producing the protein MRIFLLVLPAALSVAACNPTPGPYANGPYAGPAPGTRTTYSYDSIEYGRIVSVQPVTMRRTADGDQIVGAVTGGLVGAVIGHQFGSGTGKDVMTGAGAIAGTIIGSNIASQGGTYTSYAWTVRLDNGGSITVIQMSNSFRVGDRVSVVRSGNQVYLR; encoded by the coding sequence ATGCGTATCTTTCTTCTTGTTCTGCCGGCGGCGCTGAGCGTTGCCGCCTGCAACCCGACGCCCGGTCCCTATGCCAACGGCCCCTATGCCGGTCCGGCCCCCGGCACGCGCACCACCTACAGTTATGACAGCATCGAATATGGCCGCATCGTTTCGGTGCAGCCAGTCACGATGCGCCGCACCGCCGACGGCGACCAGATCGTCGGCGCGGTCACGGGCGGCCTCGTCGGCGCGGTGATCGGCCATCAGTTCGGCTCCGGCACCGGCAAGGACGTGATGACCGGCGCGGGCGCGATCGCGGGTACAATTATCGGCAGCAACATCGCCAGCCAGGGCGGCACCTACACGTCCTATGCGTGGACCGTGCGGCTCGACAATGGTGGCTCGATCACCGTCATCCAGATGTCGAACTCGTTCCGCGTCGGCGACAGGGTGAGCGTCGTGCGCAGCGGCAATCAGGTCTATCTGCGATAG
- a CDS encoding MFS transporter, whose protein sequence is MAPDGSTAKPAELRHRIMAGFIGNVVEWYDFALYGYLAGVIAPVFFPSNDPTAGLIATYGIFAAGFLMRPLGAAVFGWFGDRYGRARTMQISVVMMAMPTLFLGILPTYAQVGVLAPALLVLVRLLQGLSVGGEFSSSATYLVETAPLKKRGLTGSWANIGSMSGSLLGVGAAALVTNLFDAQTLAEWAWRLPFLGGAVLGTVAILIRRNLHTSEHFQQHQEGRDETSPLLEAFTTNRRETLLAVAFAASYGTCYYIAFVYLPEWLSGQGLMARDTALLINTAMTVLVIPAMPLAAIVGDRWVPRRVWIALAIGLLALVAWPLHEWMLVSGGALLPVVVAHAVTFLLLAVPLGSGPALFAEMFPERDRLSGYSVAFNIGLGIFGGLTPMIATSLIAATGMVTAPALYMLAAGLVAVIALVLTPDRSRAPLR, encoded by the coding sequence ATGGCACCGGATGGAAGCACAGCAAAACCGGCAGAGCTTCGGCACCGGATCATGGCCGGCTTCATCGGTAACGTGGTCGAATGGTATGACTTCGCGCTCTACGGCTATCTTGCAGGCGTCATCGCCCCGGTCTTCTTTCCGTCCAACGACCCGACCGCGGGCCTGATCGCGACTTACGGGATTTTCGCGGCCGGTTTCCTGATGCGTCCGCTTGGCGCGGCGGTGTTCGGGTGGTTCGGCGACCGCTACGGGCGCGCACGCACGATGCAGATCTCGGTCGTGATGATGGCAATGCCGACGCTGTTTCTGGGCATATTGCCGACCTATGCGCAGGTCGGTGTTCTGGCGCCGGCGCTTCTGGTTCTGGTGCGGCTGCTGCAGGGCTTGTCGGTCGGCGGGGAGTTCTCGTCCTCGGCCACATATCTTGTCGAAACCGCGCCCCTGAAGAAACGCGGCCTGACGGGGAGCTGGGCCAATATCGGCTCCATGTCGGGCTCGCTTCTGGGGGTCGGGGCGGCGGCGCTGGTGACGAACCTCTTCGATGCGCAGACGCTTGCGGAGTGGGCGTGGCGCCTGCCCTTCCTCGGCGGCGCGGTCCTTGGCACGGTGGCGATCCTGATCCGCCGCAACCTGCACACATCAGAGCATTTCCAACAGCACCAGGAGGGGCGCGACGAGACATCGCCCCTGCTCGAAGCCTTCACGACGAACCGCAGAGAGACGCTTCTGGCGGTGGCCTTCGCGGCCAGTTACGGCACCTGCTACTACATCGCCTTCGTCTATCTTCCGGAATGGCTGTCGGGTCAGGGCTTGATGGCACGGGACACCGCGCTGCTGATCAACACCGCGATGACGGTGCTCGTGATACCCGCGATGCCGCTGGCGGCAATCGTGGGCGACCGGTGGGTGCCGCGCCGGGTCTGGATCGCTCTGGCGATCGGGCTGCTGGCGCTGGTCGCATGGCCGCTGCACGAGTGGATGCTCGTGTCGGGCGGCGCATTGCTGCCCGTGGTCGTAGCACATGCCGTGACCTTCCTGCTGTTGGCCGTGCCGTTGGGCTCCGGCCCCGCCCTGTTCGCGGAGATGTTCCCCGAGCGGGACCGGCTCTCGGGCTATTCCGTGGCCTTCAATATCGGCCTCGGCATCTTCGGGGGCCTCACGCCGATGATCGCCACGAGCCTCATCGCCGCGACCGGCATGGTCACCGCGCCTGCGCTCTATATGCTCGCGGCGGGCCTCGTCGCGGTGATCGCGCTTGTGCTCACCCCGGATCGCAGCCGCGCGCCTCTGCGCTGA
- a CDS encoding lytic transglycosylase domain-containing protein, translated as MRCTEDGRRCIGLTDYFADTCGLSESAAREAGIDPGYFARLLWRESRFDPAAISPAGAQGIAQFMPGTARLRALGDPFNPAEAIEASARYLAEMATRFGNPGLAAIGYNGGEDRAAGFIAKTGGLAGETRAYVRAITGHSAEDWRDAPPETVDFRLDGETPFLAACTTLAKGRAIREFRDPVPPWGVIVAAGRTQRSAETFGKRVAARHSGAIGDAELRFVRAVMPGFGRRAQYTAQVPAGSRKKALAICEKIRGKGGFCKVIRN; from the coding sequence TTGCGCTGCACTGAAGATGGGCGGCGCTGCATCGGGCTGACAGATTACTTCGCCGATACCTGCGGGCTTAGCGAAAGCGCGGCGCGGGAGGCGGGGATCGACCCGGGCTATTTCGCGCGGCTTCTCTGGCGCGAAAGCCGGTTTGATCCGGCCGCGATCAGCCCGGCGGGGGCGCAGGGGATCGCGCAGTTCATGCCCGGCACGGCGCGGCTGCGCGCGCTTGGAGACCCGTTCAATCCGGCCGAAGCGATCGAAGCCTCGGCGCGCTATCTGGCCGAGATGGCGACGCGCTTCGGCAATCCCGGCCTCGCGGCGATCGGGTATAACGGCGGCGAGGACCGCGCGGCGGGGTTCATCGCGAAGACCGGCGGGCTTGCGGGCGAGACCCGCGCCTATGTCCGTGCGATCACCGGCCATTCGGCGGAGGATTGGCGCGACGCCCCGCCCGAGACGGTGGATTTCCGGCTCGACGGGGAGACGCCTTTCCTTGCGGCCTGCACCACATTGGCGAAGGGCAGGGCGATCCGGGAGTTCCGCGATCCGGTCCCGCCCTGGGGCGTGATCGTGGCCGCCGGGCGCACCCAGCGGTCGGCTGAGACCTTCGGTAAACGGGTCGCTGCGCGTCATTCCGGTGCGATTGGGGACGCCGAGCTGCGCTTCGTGCGCGCGGTGATGCCGGGCTTCGGCCGTCGCGCACAATACACGGCGCAAGTCCCGGCAGGTTCGCGCAAGAAGGCGCTGGCGATCTGCGAGAAAATTCGCGGGAAGGGCGGGTTCTGCAAAGTCATCCGCAACTGA
- a CDS encoding antibiotic biosynthesis monooxygenase — protein sequence MTEITSDFKGQTVICTFEMTPATADELMEKLQAAYSEVISKAPGFIGAGLHMNDARTRIATYSKWNERGDYQAMLRSPEMIERNRVIYTLCRNFEPVMYEVSADF from the coding sequence ATGACCGAGATTACCAGCGATTTCAAAGGGCAGACCGTGATCTGCACCTTCGAGATGACGCCCGCCACAGCCGATGAGTTGATGGAGAAGCTGCAAGCCGCCTATTCCGAGGTGATCTCGAAAGCGCCCGGTTTCATCGGCGCGGGCCTGCATATGAACGACGCGCGCACGCGGATCGCGACCTATTCGAAATGGAACGAGCGGGGCGACTATCAGGCGATGCTGCGCAGCCCCGAGATGATCGAGCGCAACCGCGTGATCTACACGCTATGCCGCAATTTCGAGCCGGTGATGTACGAGGTTTCCGCCGATTTCTGA
- a CDS encoding heavy metal translocating P-type ATPase, whose product MEQRGTDRLKLALLALAVAALVVGLAFWAAGADALAKVSWIVGVVPTLAALVFEISRSLRRGEVGLDIVAALSMTAALVFDETLAAAVVAVMYSGGTFLESFAEGRARREMHDLLSRVPRTATRHRDGGLEDIPLDEIAPGDRLLIHQGDVVPVDGTLASETAFLDTSALTGESLPVRLAHAADIMSGSTNAGEAFDLLAVRPAKDSTYAGIVRLVEEAQASKAPMSRLADRWSLGFLVVTLAIAFAAWWFTGDPIRAVAVLVVATPCPLILAVPVALVAGLSRAAHYGVLIKGAGPLETMARIGTLVLDKTGTLTEGRPQIVSIDSHDGMEEDEILRFAAALDQASKHPVAQAIVTAAKERGFTLPVPSDVAEIAGEGVVGHVDGRKVIVGGDDFVAARVGRKPGDHPTMAAGAVLVAVAVDGRMAGHLVMADPLREDAGAMLAGLRHEGIERILLATGDRTDVAERVTEGLGLDGLRAGLTPDQKVLLVLSERKHGPVMMVGDGVNDAPALAAADVGVAMGARGAAASAEAADVVLLVDRIDQLRAGIEIAASSRRIAFESVAAGIGLSVLGMIAAAYGYLTPVEGAILQEAIDVAVILNALRALRIRPK is encoded by the coding sequence ATGGAACAGCGCGGAACCGACCGTCTGAAACTCGCCCTCCTCGCGCTCGCCGTAGCGGCGCTGGTGGTGGGCCTCGCCTTCTGGGCGGCTGGCGCGGACGCCTTGGCGAAAGTCAGCTGGATCGTTGGCGTCGTGCCCACCCTCGCCGCGCTTGTCTTTGAGATCTCCCGCAGCCTCCGACGCGGCGAAGTCGGTCTGGATATCGTGGCCGCACTCTCGATGACCGCCGCGCTCGTCTTCGACGAGACCCTCGCCGCGGCGGTCGTGGCGGTGATGTATTCCGGCGGCACCTTTCTTGAGAGCTTCGCCGAGGGCCGCGCCCGGCGCGAGATGCACGACCTGCTCTCGCGTGTCCCAAGGACCGCGACGCGGCATCGCGATGGCGGGCTGGAGGATATTCCGCTCGACGAGATCGCCCCCGGAGATCGGCTGCTGATCCATCAAGGCGACGTGGTGCCGGTGGATGGGACATTGGCCTCCGAGACGGCCTTTCTGGACACCTCGGCGCTGACCGGGGAGTCTCTGCCGGTACGTCTGGCGCATGCGGCCGACATCATGAGCGGCTCGACCAATGCAGGCGAGGCGTTCGATCTGTTGGCGGTGCGGCCTGCGAAGGACAGTACCTATGCCGGGATCGTCCGGCTGGTCGAGGAAGCGCAGGCCTCCAAGGCGCCGATGTCCCGGCTGGCGGATCGCTGGTCTCTGGGCTTTCTCGTGGTCACGCTCGCCATCGCTTTCGCGGCCTGGTGGTTCACCGGAGACCCGATCCGGGCCGTCGCCGTGCTCGTGGTCGCCACGCCCTGCCCGCTGATCCTCGCCGTGCCGGTCGCTCTGGTGGCGGGCCTTTCGCGCGCGGCGCATTACGGCGTGCTGATCAAGGGCGCGGGACCGCTCGAGACGATGGCGCGCATCGGCACGCTGGTCCTCGACAAGACCGGCACCCTGACCGAAGGCCGCCCGCAGATCGTTTCCATCGATAGTCACGACGGGATGGAGGAGGATGAGATCCTGCGCTTCGCCGCAGCCCTCGATCAGGCCTCGAAACACCCGGTGGCACAGGCGATCGTCACCGCCGCGAAAGAGCGCGGCTTCACCCTGCCCGTCCCGTCGGATGTGGCGGAAATCGCGGGCGAAGGCGTCGTGGGCCATGTCGACGGGCGCAAGGTCATCGTCGGTGGCGACGATTTCGTGGCAGCGCGCGTCGGGCGCAAACCGGGCGATCACCCGACGATGGCCGCCGGGGCGGTTCTCGTCGCCGTCGCCGTCGATGGGCGCATGGCCGGGCATCTGGTGATGGCCGATCCGCTGCGCGAAGATGCGGGCGCCATGCTCGCCGGGCTGCGTCACGAGGGGATCGAACGGATTCTGCTCGCCACCGGCGACCGGACCGATGTGGCCGAACGCGTGACCGAGGGGCTCGGCCTCGACGGGCTGCGCGCAGGGCTCACACCGGACCAGAAGGTCCTCCTCGTGCTGTCCGAGCGCAAGCACGGGCCGGTCATGATGGTGGGCGACGGCGTGAACGACGCACCCGCGCTTGCCGCAGCCGACGTGGGTGTCGCCATGGGCGCGCGCGGGGCCGCCGCCTCGGCCGAAGCGGCGGATGTGGTGCTTCTCGTCGACCGGATCGATCAACTGCGCGCGGGCATCGAAATCGCCGCATCCTCGCGGCGGATCGCCTTCGAGAGCGTCGCCGCCGGGATCGGCCTCTCGGTGCTGGGCATGATCGCGGCCGCCTATGGCTACCTCACGCCGGTGGAGGGCGCCATTTTGCAGGAGGCGATCGACGTCGCCGTGATCCTGAACGCCTTGCGCGCCCTTCGGATCAGGCCCAAGTGA
- the uvrB gene encoding excinuclease ABC subunit UvrB — protein MPHNNTNLPSERPDVLTRPKLEGGKRFVMHTQFDPAGDQPTAITELSSGVEGQERDQVLLGATGTGKTFTMAKVIEETQRPAIILAPNKTLAAQLYGEFKSFFPDNSVEYFVSYYDYYQPEAYVPRSDTYIEKESQINEQIDRMRHSATRALLERDDVIIVASVSCIYGIGSVETYSAMTQDLKAGDLIEQRKFINELVAQQYKRLDAAFQRGAFRVKGDTVDLWPAHLEDRAWRFSFFGEELEAITEFDPLTGAKTDSFDQIRIYANSHYVTPRPTLQQAAKGIRKELALRLKQLEEEGKLLEAQRLEQRTNFDLEMLEATGVCNGIENYSRYLTGRAPGEPPPTLFEFIPDNAIVFADESHVTVPQIGGMYRGDYRRKFTLAEHGFRLPSCMDNRPLKFEEWDAMRPQSVFVSATPAAWELEQTGGVFTEQVIRPTGLLDPVVEIRPVETQVDDVLDEIRTVAARGYRTLVTTLTKRMAEDLTEYLHEQGIRVRYMHSDIDTIERIEILRDLRLGAFDVLIGINLLREGLDIPECGLVAILDADKEGFLRSETSLIQTIGRAARNSEGRVIMYADRITGSMQRAMDETDRRRAKQIAYNEEHGITPETIKKNVDDVLAGLYQGDTDMSRVTAKVDAVKPGANLQAHLDDMRAKMRKAAEDLEFEEAARLRDEVKRLEAVDLAVHDDPLARQSAVEAASEAAVKAQGRSTAGRPGQRGGVKRKKGR, from the coding sequence ATGCCTCACAACAATACCAATCTGCCCTCCGAACGCCCCGACGTGCTCACCCGCCCCAAGCTGGAAGGCGGCAAGCGGTTCGTGATGCACACCCAGTTCGACCCGGCCGGCGACCAGCCGACCGCGATTACGGAACTGTCTTCCGGTGTCGAGGGGCAGGAACGCGATCAGGTGCTGCTGGGGGCGACCGGCACGGGCAAGACCTTCACCATGGCCAAGGTGATCGAGGAAACCCAACGCCCCGCGATCATCCTCGCGCCGAACAAGACGCTGGCCGCGCAGCTCTACGGTGAGTTCAAGAGCTTCTTCCCCGACAACTCGGTGGAATATTTCGTCTCCTACTACGACTACTACCAGCCCGAAGCCTATGTGCCGCGCTCGGACACCTATATCGAGAAGGAATCGCAGATCAACGAGCAGATCGACCGGATGCGCCACTCGGCGACCCGGGCGCTGTTGGAGCGCGACGACGTGATCATCGTGGCCTCGGTCTCGTGCATCTACGGTATCGGCTCGGTCGAGACCTATTCGGCGATGACGCAGGACCTCAAGGCTGGCGATCTGATCGAACAGCGCAAGTTCATCAACGAGCTGGTGGCCCAGCAATACAAGCGCCTCGATGCAGCCTTCCAGCGTGGCGCTTTCCGCGTGAAAGGCGACACGGTCGATCTGTGGCCGGCCCACTTGGAGGACCGCGCCTGGCGCTTCTCCTTCTTCGGCGAGGAGCTGGAGGCGATCACCGAATTCGACCCGCTGACCGGGGCGAAGACCGACAGTTTCGACCAGATCCGCATCTACGCGAACAGCCACTACGTCACGCCGCGCCCGACCCTGCAGCAAGCCGCGAAGGGCATCCGCAAGGAGCTGGCGCTCCGGCTGAAGCAGCTGGAAGAGGAAGGCAAGCTGCTGGAGGCGCAGCGCCTCGAACAGCGCACGAATTTCGATCTGGAGATGCTGGAGGCGACCGGCGTCTGCAACGGGATCGAGAACTATTCGCGCTACCTCACCGGCCGCGCGCCGGGCGAGCCGCCGCCCACCCTCTTCGAGTTCATCCCCGACAACGCGATCGTCTTCGCCGATGAGAGCCACGTCACCGTGCCGCAGATCGGCGGCATGTATCGCGGGGACTATCGGCGCAAGTTCACGCTGGCCGAACACGGCTTCCGCCTGCCGTCCTGCATGGATAACCGCCCGCTCAAATTCGAGGAATGGGACGCGATGCGCCCGCAATCGGTCTTCGTCTCGGCCACCCCCGCCGCGTGGGAGCTGGAACAGACCGGCGGCGTCTTCACCGAACAGGTCATTCGTCCCACGGGCCTCTTGGACCCGGTCGTGGAGATCCGCCCGGTCGAGACGCAGGTGGACGATGTGCTCGATGAGATCCGCACCGTCGCGGCGCGCGGCTATCGCACATTGGTCACCACGCTCACCAAACGCATGGCCGAGGACCTCACCGAATACCTGCACGAACAGGGCATTCGCGTGCGCTACATGCACTCCGACATCGACACGATCGAGCGGATCGAGATCCTGCGCGACCTGCGTCTGGGCGCCTTCGACGTGCTGATCGGGATCAACCTGCTGCGCGAAGGTTTGGACATTCCCGAATGTGGGCTGGTCGCGATCCTCGATGCCGACAAGGAGGGCTTCCTGCGCTCGGAGACCTCGCTGATCCAGACCATCGGCCGCGCAGCGCGGAACTCCGAGGGCCGCGTGATCATGTATGCCGACAGGATCACCGGATCGATGCAGCGCGCGATGGACGAAACCGACCGCCGCCGCGCCAAGCAGATCGCCTATAACGAGGAACACGGCATCACGCCCGAGACGATCAAGAAGAATGTCGATGACGTTCTGGCCGGGCTCTATCAGGGCGACACCGACATGTCGCGCGTCACCGCCAAGGTCGACGCGGTCAAACCCGGCGCGAACCTGCAGGCGCATCTCGACGACATGCGCGCCAAGATGCGCAAGGCCGCCGAGGATCTGGAATTCGAGGAAGCCGCCCGCCTGCGCGACGAGGTGAAACGTCTGGAGGCGGTCGACCTCGCCGTCCACGACGACCCGCTCGCGCGGCAATCGGCGGTGGAGGCGGCGAGCGAGGCCGCGGTCAAGGCGCAGGGCCGATCGACTGCGGGACGGCCGGGGCAGCGCGGGGGCGTGAAGCGGAAGAAGGGGCGGTGA
- a CDS encoding GlsB/YeaQ/YmgE family stress response membrane protein yields the protein MESVLQAIGTVGLIFLVLAGLLAGWIASVVSGGRHKAAYLAIGVVGALVTPFIVALLGGAVLAAGGLLAIVAIALVGAVIVLIIGKMILD from the coding sequence ATGGAAAGCGTTCTGCAAGCAATCGGCACGGTCGGCCTGATCTTTCTCGTGCTCGCAGGTCTTCTGGCGGGCTGGATCGCGAGCGTCGTCTCGGGTGGACGGCACAAGGCTGCCTATCTGGCGATCGGCGTGGTCGGCGCCCTCGTGACCCCCTTCATCGTGGCCCTTCTGGGCGGGGCGGTGCTGGCGGCGGGTGGGCTGCTTGCGATCGTTGCCATCGCGCTTGTCGGTGCGGTCATCGTGCTGATCATCGGCAAGATGATCCTCGACTGA
- a CDS encoding DUF6782 family putative metallopeptidase has protein sequence MTGPAHAQILTCAAPPFDEPTEIAALVTQLRPALDRWPSLHVALFQDAGELCLADTLHDARGYFEPRSSRLVIATDMAPALQKAVLIHELRHLEQKFHGSCPDPNLSMKENARAIFAMEADATTFSLAVAWDLREAGMPDAWDALAGWPMQDDIAAAFETEMGRSGDLISAASAAFTQWYAKDARRELYYLASCSDYLESRDREHRMLSYDRLSGGFFDALCRLPDGEAYPCTEPGD, from the coding sequence ATGACCGGACCGGCGCACGCCCAGATCTTAACCTGCGCCGCCCCACCTTTCGACGAACCGACTGAAATCGCAGCGCTCGTCACACAGTTGCGTCCTGCCCTCGACCGCTGGCCGAGCCTGCATGTCGCGCTCTTTCAAGACGCTGGCGAGCTGTGTCTCGCCGACACGCTGCACGATGCGCGGGGATATTTCGAACCGCGCTCCTCCCGGCTCGTGATCGCCACCGACATGGCACCCGCCCTGCAAAAGGCAGTTCTGATTCATGAATTGCGCCATCTGGAGCAGAAATTCCACGGCTCCTGTCCCGATCCGAACCTGTCGATGAAGGAAAATGCCCGCGCGATCTTCGCGATGGAGGCGGACGCGACGACCTTCAGCCTCGCTGTGGCTTGGGATCTGCGCGAAGCCGGGATGCCCGACGCCTGGGACGCGCTTGCAGGATGGCCGATGCAGGACGATATCGCCGCAGCCTTCGAGACAGAAATGGGCCGCTCGGGCGACCTCATCAGCGCGGCCAGCGCCGCTTTCACCCAATGGTACGCGAAAGATGCACGACGCGAGCTATACTACCTCGCGTCGTGCAGCGATTATCTGGAATCCCGGGACAGGGAGCACAGAATGCTCAGCTATGATCGGCTTTCCGGCGGCTTCTTCGACGCTCTTTGCCGACTGCCAGATGGCGAAGCCTACCCGTGCACAGAGCCCGGAGACTGA